The following are from one region of the Lacinutrix sp. Bg11-31 genome:
- a CDS encoding FISUMP domain-containing protein, which yields MNFKKSISISLIFFAVIITTLISCTQEELEQFIPTQATLLTPTNNELDVNKTPHFSWEPSTDNNGDDNLITYDVYLWTANHPETLIAENLSETTLNAYPNNLMSLTTGETYFWKVISVDQSSNEASSETWSFTVTECPTLTFDGKTYITIKIGNHRWLKQNLNSASHPIGHSTCYDDENINCAIRGRLYDWYAAMNIAEQIPGWHLSSDEEWKDLERALGMDESEIDYSGVHRGVNQGIGTQLKIGGTSGFEARNGGYAAHNFATDEYTYLSLNERASFWTSTEKPNSIYVYFRNLKTVSEGIGRYGGDKEFLKSVRLVKD from the coding sequence ATGAATTTCAAAAAATCAATTTCAATAAGCCTAATATTCTTTGCTGTGATAATTACAACATTAATTTCTTGTACCCAAGAAGAATTGGAACAGTTTATCCCGACTCAAGCAACTTTGTTAACGCCTACAAATAATGAATTGGATGTTAATAAAACACCTCATTTTAGTTGGGAACCTAGTACAGATAACAATGGAGATGACAATTTAATCACATATGATGTTTATCTATGGACTGCAAATCATCCAGAAACTTTAATTGCAGAAAATCTATCTGAGACGACTTTAAATGCATACCCAAACAATCTAATGAGCCTAACTACTGGAGAGACTTATTTTTGGAAAGTTATATCAGTAGACCAGAGTAGTAACGAAGCTTCAAGTGAAACTTGGAGTTTTACTGTAACAGAGTGTCCAACTTTAACATTTGACGGGAAAACATATATTACCATAAAAATTGGCAATCATAGATGGTTAAAACAAAACTTAAACTCTGCTAGTCACCCTATTGGTCACAGTACTTGTTATGATGATGAAAATATTAATTGTGCAATTCGCGGAAGACTATATGATTGGTATGCGGCAATGAATATTGCCGAACAAATACCTGGATGGCATTTATCGAGCGATGAAGAGTGGAAAGATTTAGAGCGAGCTCTAGGTATGGATGAAAGCGAAATAGATTATTCAGGAGTTCATCGTGGTGTCAATCAAGGAATTGGAACTCAACTTAAAATAGGAGGAACCAGTGGTTTTGAAGCGAGAAATGGAGGGTATGCAGCTCACAATTTTGCCACTGATGAATATACTTATTTATCTTTAAATGAGAGAGCTAGTTTTTGGACATCAACTGAAAAACCAAACTCCATTTATGTCTATTTTAGAAACCTCAAAACAGTTTCAGAAGGTATTGGCCGCTATGGTGGTGATAAGGAATTTTTGAAATCCGTGAGACTAGTAAAGGATT
- a CDS encoding IS110 family transposase yields MEATGYYHYQLAYYLLESSIKLSVENSLSVKRFIQMKLSKIKTDKSDSKLICEYAQKVELKLWQGNSKNEIECFQITRALSIYT; encoded by the coding sequence ATGGAAGCTACAGGTTATTATCATTATCAATTAGCATATTATTTGTTAGAGTCTAGTATAAAATTGTCTGTAGAGAATTCATTATCTGTTAAACGATTTATACAGATGAAGCTATCAAAAATCAAGACAGATAAGAGCGATTCTAAGCTTATTTGTGAGTATGCTCAGAAAGTAGAATTAAAGCTTTGGCAAGGTAATTCTAAGAATGAAATAGAATGTTTTCAAATTACCCGAGCGCTTTCTATCTATACTTAG
- a CDS encoding vanadium-dependent haloperoxidase produces the protein MKTCNLKWMLTLLLALLLFESCNTDDDQINTYTNEPVVTDTTTQLMVEWNDLWLKLDRYSFGMRPNATARALAYIHLAAYETVVNDMTDFTSNTSRLQTLTIDSAQRANTIDLNIALNTCYAEVMDHFMYNTSSEMDGAIDLFKVTKENVLLQNVSNQVLQDSRQWGNYIAEQVIEYSQNDVQAESQILEPQPLSYEPTIGEGFWTYSADQERALFPYWESVRTFVISSDETSSTPPMEYNEDSNSDYFAQMIEVYTINNTAKLEDNEDLWIAEYWSDDVEGLMMSPPGRQISIAKQLIIQNDLSHETSLVLLLKLGFALNDAAVSTWADKYNYMVMRPNVYIQEFIDVEYETNLYRFINWPNPSFPSYPSGHSCFVSAAGGIFIDVFGNDIDFTERSHEGRTEFRGTPRQFNSISEMVEDAAFSRVPLGVHMRIDCTEGMRLGYEISEAINGFDLSTN, from the coding sequence ATGAAAACTTGCAATTTAAAATGGATGCTAACTCTACTGTTAGCTTTACTTCTATTTGAATCATGTAATACTGATGATGACCAAATCAACACATATACAAATGAACCAGTTGTAACTGATACAACAACCCAACTTATGGTTGAGTGGAATGACCTATGGCTAAAACTAGATCGGTATTCTTTTGGAATGCGACCAAATGCAACAGCTAGAGCATTGGCATATATTCATCTTGCAGCTTATGAAACTGTAGTTAATGATATGACAGATTTCACTTCAAATACTTCTAGATTACAAACTTTAACCATTGATAGTGCTCAGCGTGCAAATACAATTGACTTAAACATTGCATTAAATACATGTTATGCTGAAGTAATGGATCACTTTATGTATAATACATCTAGTGAAATGGATGGTGCAATAGACCTGTTTAAAGTGACAAAAGAGAATGTGCTTTTACAAAATGTTTCTAATCAAGTACTTCAAGATTCCCGACAATGGGGAAACTATATTGCAGAACAAGTCATAGAATATAGCCAAAATGATGTTCAAGCAGAATCACAAATATTAGAACCACAGCCATTATCTTATGAGCCTACAATTGGAGAAGGTTTCTGGACTTATAGTGCTGATCAAGAAAGAGCCTTGTTTCCTTATTGGGAATCCGTACGCACTTTTGTAATCTCTTCTGATGAGACTTCTAGTACCCCTCCAATGGAGTACAATGAAGATTCTAATAGCGATTATTTTGCACAGATGATTGAGGTCTATACCATAAATAACACAGCTAAATTGGAAGATAATGAAGATTTATGGATTGCCGAGTATTGGTCAGATGATGTTGAAGGTCTAATGATGAGTCCACCTGGTAGGCAAATTTCAATTGCCAAACAATTAATTATTCAAAATGATTTAAGTCATGAAACATCTTTAGTACTATTACTTAAATTAGGCTTTGCGCTTAATGATGCAGCAGTATCTACTTGGGCAGACAAGTATAATTACATGGTTATGAGACCAAATGTATATATACAAGAGTTTATTGATGTCGAATATGAAACAAACCTTTACAGATTTATAAATTGGCCAAATCCATCATTTCCAAGCTATCCTTCTGGTCATTCCTGTTTTGTATCGGCAGCGGGTGGGATTTTTATTGATGTATTTGGTAATGATATAGATTTTACTGAACGCTCTCATGAAGGAAGAACTGAATTTAGAGGTACGCCAAGACAGTTTAACTCTATTAGTGAAATGGTAGAAGATGCTGCATTTTCTAGAGTACCACTAGGAGTACATATGCGAATAGATTGCACTGAAGGAATGCGACTGGGTTATGAAATTTCAGAAGCTATAAATGGTTTTGATTTATCAACTAATTAA
- a CDS encoding DUF6804 family protein → MKNSGTIIKIALAILLLLCLLDMPYGFYQLVRFASLIGFGILAYFASEKESKTEMIIYGGLALLFQPFFKIALGREIWNIVDVIVGIGLIASLIISNIKSQR, encoded by the coding sequence ATGAAGAATAGCGGAACAATAATTAAAATTGCATTAGCAATATTATTGTTATTATGTTTATTAGATATGCCTTATGGATTTTATCAATTAGTGCGTTTTGCTTCACTAATCGGTTTTGGAATTTTAGCATATTTTGCAAGCGAAAAGGAAAGTAAAACAGAAATGATTATTTACGGAGGACTTGCACTACTCTTTCAACCGTTTTTTAAAATAGCACTCGGAAGAGAAATATGGAATATTGTGGACGTAATTGTCGGTATAGGCCTTATTGCAAGTTTGATAATTAGTAACATAAAAAGCCAACGCTAA
- a CDS encoding AAA family ATPase: MINKQYILTKGQSIANKYKITFFLKKGSYAETYRVKDQEGKTKLLKLFTYSKLDRTQFNDNDAVLEIEILKQIKHPNLVKYCDNGELLLEKQKYAFVILDFISGETLADKMKREQTFNPYDAKDIISGVLNGLNYLHNLKNPVIHNDITNLNIMTDLSGKVEIPKIIDFGYARYLSQSNKDFLKDGLNPFYQANENFNKVFSVQSDVFSVGALYYHLLFGLPPWFVEISKYKSDRIKLEDVILEERNKTLKFNDSDIKIDQQTVNIISKALQPNAENRFKNVKEFIQAINGEIEIKQVSNSNEAAKPKLKNIKNGQGFKAIAGMQKLKETIQLDVIDALNEKEKYAEYGLTIPNGMLLYGPPGCGKTFFAERMAEEIGFNFYQIKPSDIQSKFVNQSQENIKNLFDEARENAPSIIFIDELDAVVPNRDNSSVNHMNTSAVNEFLAQMNNCGDDGVFIIGATNRPNSIDPAILRAGRLDKVIYLPPPDFEARELMFKLYLEKRPREIGLDYSTLAKSTENYVSSDIKFLCDEASRKALKMKSRISKGILIETIEQNRPSISLKELNSYKSIKAKMEGLTDNTNQRPTIGFKNN, translated from the coding sequence ATGATTAACAAACAATACATATTAACCAAAGGACAAAGTATTGCGAATAAATACAAAATAACCTTCTTTTTAAAAAAAGGAAGTTATGCAGAAACATATCGTGTAAAAGACCAAGAAGGAAAAACAAAACTATTAAAGTTGTTTACCTATTCTAAATTAGATAGAACACAATTCAATGACAATGATGCTGTTTTAGAAATTGAGATTTTAAAGCAAATTAAACATCCTAATTTGGTAAAGTATTGTGATAATGGCGAATTGCTTTTAGAAAAACAAAAGTATGCTTTTGTAATTCTCGATTTTATTAGTGGCGAAACGCTAGCTGATAAAATGAAGCGAGAGCAAACATTCAATCCTTATGATGCAAAAGATATAATTTCAGGCGTATTAAATGGATTGAATTATTTACATAATCTTAAAAATCCAGTTATTCATAATGATATTACCAATCTAAATATTATGACTGACTTATCTGGTAAAGTCGAAATTCCAAAAATCATTGATTTTGGTTATGCTAGATATTTAAGTCAATCAAACAAAGATTTTTTAAAAGATGGTTTAAACCCATTTTATCAAGCCAACGAAAATTTTAACAAAGTATTTTCTGTGCAGAGTGATGTGTTTTCAGTTGGAGCTTTATACTATCATTTACTTTTTGGTTTACCACCTTGGTTTGTAGAAATATCAAAATACAAGTCCGATAGGATAAAATTAGAAGATGTTATTTTAGAAGAACGAAATAAAACTTTAAAATTTAACGATTCTGATATTAAAATTGACCAACAAACTGTAAATATCATAAGCAAGGCATTACAACCAAATGCAGAAAATCGTTTTAAAAATGTAAAAGAGTTTATTCAAGCTATCAACGGAGAAATTGAAATTAAACAAGTTTCTAATTCAAACGAAGCCGCCAAACCTAAATTAAAGAACATAAAAAATGGTCAAGGCTTTAAGGCTATTGCAGGAATGCAAAAACTTAAAGAAACCATACAATTAGATGTAATTGATGCATTAAACGAGAAAGAAAAATATGCCGAATATGGTTTAACAATTCCTAATGGAATGTTGCTTTATGGTCCACCAGGTTGTGGGAAAACATTTTTTGCAGAACGAATGGCAGAAGAAATTGGGTTTAATTTCTACCAAATAAAGCCTTCTGATATTCAGAGCAAATTTGTAAATCAATCGCAAGAAAATATTAAAAACCTTTTTGATGAAGCTCGTGAAAACGCACCAAGTATCATTTTTATTGATGAATTGGATGCTGTTGTTCCTAATCGTGATAATTCAAGTGTAAATCATATGAATACAAGTGCTGTAAATGAATTTTTAGCACAAATGAATAATTGTGGAGATGATGGTGTATTTATTATTGGAGCGACAAACAGACCTAATTCAATTGACCCAGCGATTTTAAGAGCAGGTCGTTTAGATAAAGTAATCTATTTACCACCACCAGATTTTGAAGCTCGTGAATTGATGTTTAAGTTATATTTAGAAAAACGACCAAGGGAAATTGGTTTAGACTACTCTACTCTAGCAAAATCTACAGAAAATTATGTTTCAAGTGATATAAAGTTTTTGTGTGATGAAGCATCTAGAAAAGCACTTAAAATGAAATCTAGAATTTCAAAAGGGATTCTAATCGAAACTATTGAACAAAACCGTCCTTCAATTTCTTTAAAAGAATTGAATAGTTATAAATCAATTAAAGCTAAAATGGAAGGCTTAACAGATAACACTAACCAAAGACCAACTATTGGTTTTAAAAACAACTAA
- a CDS encoding SH3 domain-containing protein — protein MKRFILTLFLGLIFGFVSSAQSYLGYVNKTVNFRTEANTSCKVISSLQQGTVLFVISKDKVNGFYQVLDIETNKEGFVHSNFVKLDRMLPKNEEGIFTPIGKTSSEKPVIKIYNNTSKTLTLKLNNEIYSFSPQERKSLTLSSGSYSYRASAPGVLPDYGTELMKSSYEYEWSFYISTTKN, from the coding sequence ATGAAAAGATTTATTTTAACATTATTCTTAGGTCTAATATTTGGTTTTGTTTCTTCTGCTCAAAGTTATTTAGGCTACGTAAATAAAACTGTAAACTTCAGAACTGAAGCAAACACAAGTTGTAAAGTTATTTCTTCATTACAGCAAGGAACAGTATTGTTTGTTATATCTAAAGATAAAGTCAACGGCTTTTATCAAGTTTTAGATATTGAAACAAATAAAGAAGGATTCGTTCATTCTAATTTTGTAAAATTAGATAGAATGCTTCCTAAGAATGAAGAAGGTATTTTTACACCAATTGGAAAGACTAGTTCCGAAAAACCTGTTATTAAAATTTACAACAACACAAGTAAAACACTAACATTAAAATTGAATAATGAAATATATTCATTCTCACCACAAGAACGAAAGTCATTAACATTATCTTCTGGTTCATATTCTTACAGAGCTTCTGCACCTGGAGTGTTACCTGACTATGGTACTGAATTGATGAAAAGCAGCTATGAGTATGAATGGAGTTTCTACATTTCAACAACTAAGAATTAA
- a CDS encoding Hsp70 family protein, whose translation MARLKIDFGIDLGTTNSAIAVMENGKTKVFKNEVNGETTPSSVTVTKKGFQVGVKSFAQFPVDKRRAFNKPDFQSNIFTEFKRTMGNAVQHTTLKGNLSSEDLSAEVLKTLKSYVKEEDVKSAIITIPAAFEMNQISATKKAAELAGIEYVELVQEPYAAAIAYGVQSSNKNGYWLVFDFGGGTFDSALVKVSDGIIKVIDTEGDNFLGGKNLDEAIVDEIFIPYLKENFSIDFIISNSEKFNAFKEMWKPLAEDAKNQLSYKDEYSILTNLYDEYGEDDEGEEFEIDLTITREQLKKVITPFIQKAIDYCNVLLKRNNKNGQSLDELILVGGPTLSPVVREMLETQIKKPNTSVDPMTVVAEGAAIYASTINNPVENVDIDTSKVQLHIDYDSMVVGESTFITIKTKDEDRIVFAEIAREDEAFKSEKVEVNSIGEVIELHLKSEERNVFSILIYDEKGNKLECEPYNFSISEGTDVGKTVLPHTVCIEVIDKVSRKKILKPLKGLEKGKTLAATGVFNDLKNKKQIRPGMDDFIDIPIYQGEPFTKAVLNNHVSTIRITGNELPSLLAENSIANLTIEIDRSNIMTGKVNFIDIDFEMPFEVIANDSKLTEAWLKEQVEETEDNIDNLDSNRKEEFKEKLNKVKNIFETKKTESGRLEARSELQKLAKEVEQIEIQNEWPKLEETLKEEFYKLEEVNNDLGNDKTTRTVNQFRSQLEEVIKAKDAKLGNILLEEINSFFVQLTLIYQLIGFVRQHNDNFGSYNWKDSSRARTLLNKGLQIIGENPDVEELHPMVISIIDCLVDEDKPTDIFEG comes from the coding sequence ATGGCAAGATTAAAAATAGATTTTGGGATAGATTTAGGAACTACCAATTCCGCTATTGCAGTAATGGAAAATGGGAAAACAAAAGTTTTTAAAAATGAAGTTAATGGAGAAACAACACCATCTTCTGTTACAGTAACGAAAAAAGGGTTTCAAGTAGGTGTGAAATCTTTTGCCCAATTTCCTGTGGATAAAAGAAGAGCATTTAACAAACCAGATTTCCAATCAAATATTTTTACAGAGTTCAAACGAACTATGGGTAATGCGGTTCAGCATACCACATTAAAAGGCAATTTAAGTTCTGAAGACTTATCTGCGGAAGTTCTAAAGACTCTTAAATCTTATGTAAAAGAAGAAGATGTAAAATCTGCAATAATTACAATTCCAGCTGCATTTGAAATGAATCAAATTAGTGCAACAAAAAAAGCTGCCGAATTAGCAGGAATTGAATACGTAGAGTTAGTGCAAGAGCCTTATGCTGCTGCAATTGCCTATGGTGTTCAATCTTCAAATAAAAATGGATATTGGTTAGTTTTTGATTTTGGAGGTGGTACTTTCGATTCTGCTTTGGTAAAAGTATCTGATGGTATTATTAAAGTAATAGACACAGAAGGCGATAACTTTTTAGGTGGTAAAAATTTAGATGAAGCAATTGTTGATGAAATATTTATCCCATACTTAAAAGAGAACTTTTCAATAGACTTTATTATATCCAATTCTGAAAAGTTTAACGCTTTTAAAGAAATGTGGAAACCTTTAGCAGAAGATGCTAAAAACCAATTATCATATAAAGATGAGTATTCTATACTTACTAATCTTTATGATGAATATGGAGAAGATGATGAAGGAGAAGAATTTGAAATAGATTTAACAATAACACGAGAACAACTTAAAAAAGTAATTACGCCATTTATTCAGAAAGCAATTGATTATTGTAATGTCTTATTGAAAAGAAATAACAAGAACGGTCAATCTTTAGATGAATTAATATTAGTTGGTGGACCTACGCTTTCACCTGTAGTTCGAGAAATGCTTGAAACTCAAATTAAAAAACCAAATACTAGTGTTGACCCAATGACAGTAGTAGCTGAAGGTGCTGCCATATATGCTTCTACGATAAACAATCCTGTTGAAAATGTAGATATAGATACATCAAAAGTGCAATTACATATCGATTATGATTCAATGGTTGTTGGAGAAAGTACTTTTATAACTATAAAAACGAAAGATGAAGATAGAATAGTTTTTGCAGAAATTGCTAGAGAAGATGAAGCCTTTAAAAGTGAAAAAGTAGAAGTAAATAGTATTGGTGAAGTAATTGAATTACATTTAAAATCAGAAGAGCGTAATGTCTTTTCTATTCTAATTTATGATGAAAAAGGTAATAAATTAGAATGTGAACCCTATAATTTTTCAATTTCTGAAGGTACTGATGTTGGAAAAACAGTTTTGCCACATACTGTTTGTATAGAGGTTATAGATAAGGTTTCAAGAAAAAAAATACTTAAACCCCTAAAAGGTTTAGAAAAAGGAAAAACTCTTGCAGCAACGGGTGTTTTTAATGACCTGAAAAATAAAAAACAAATTCGTCCAGGAATGGATGATTTTATTGATATTCCAATATACCAAGGCGAACCGTTTACAAAAGCAGTTTTAAACAATCACGTTTCAACAATTCGTATAACAGGCAATGAACTTCCTTCATTATTAGCCGAAAATAGTATTGCCAATCTAACTATTGAAATAGATAGGTCAAATATTATGACAGGTAAAGTAAACTTTATTGACATTGATTTTGAAATGCCTTTTGAAGTAATTGCTAATGACTCTAAACTCACAGAAGCTTGGTTAAAAGAACAAGTTGAAGAAACCGAAGATAATATTGATAACCTTGATTCTAATAGAAAAGAAGAATTTAAAGAAAAACTAAACAAAGTCAAAAACATATTTGAAACTAAAAAAACTGAATCAGGAAGATTAGAAGCTCGTTCCGAACTTCAAAAACTTGCAAAAGAGGTTGAGCAAATTGAAATTCAAAATGAATGGCCAAAATTAGAAGAAACTTTGAAGGAAGAATTTTATAAATTAGAAGAGGTAAATAATGATTTAGGGAATGATAAAACTACACGAACTGTAAATCAATTTCGTTCGCAATTAGAAGAAGTTATAAAAGCAAAAGATGCAAAACTTGGAAATATTCTTTTAGAAGAAATCAATAGCTTTTTTGTTCAATTAACATTAATATATCAATTAATCGGATTTGTAAGACAACACAATGATAATTTCGGTTCATACAATTGGAAAGATAGTAGTAGAGCAAGAACGCTTCTAAATAAAGGTTTACAAATTATAGGAGAAAATCCAGATGTAGAAGAATTACATCCTATGGTAATCTCAATAATTGATTGTCTTGTTGATGAAGATAAACCAACTGATATTTTTGAAGGTTAA
- the scpA gene encoding methylmalonyl-CoA mutase — MSRKNLQHIAIKSVVKSQETKSVSSLTAEDIPVKSNYSKSDLENLEHLGFVAGIAPNLRGPYSTMYVRRPWTIRQYAGFSTAEESNAFYRRNLAAGQKGLSVAFDLATHRGYDSDHERVVGDVGKAGVAIDSVEDMKVLFDQIPLDKMSVSMTMNGAVLPILAFYIVAAQEQGVALTDLAGTIQNDILKEFMVRNTYIYPPTPSMQIISDIFEYTSKNMPKFNSISISGYHMQEAGATCDIELAYTLADGLEYIRKGLAAGMDIDTFAPRLSFFWAIGMNHFMEIAKMRAARMLWAKLVSQFNPKNQKSLALRTHCQTSGWSLTEQDPFNNVARTTIEATAAAFGGTQSLHTNALDEAIALPTDFSARIARNTQIYLQEETNITKTVDPWAGSYYVEKLTDDIAQKAWSLIEEVEELGGMTKAIEAGIPKLRIEEAAARKQARIDSGQDLIIGVNKYVLDEEDPLHILEVDNQTVRKQQIERLEKTKAERDTKKVTQALHNLTEAARLSNKTKDSNVSAENNLLHLAVIAAKERATLGEISDALEAVYGRYKAQIKSFSGVYSKEIKDDKSFAKAKQLANQFAEQDGRRPRIMIAKMGQDGHDRGAKVVATGYADIGFDVDIGPLFQTPHEAAKQAVENDVHILGVSSLAAGHKTLVPQVIEELKKYGREDIMVIVGGVIPKQDYQYLFDAGAVAVFGPGTKISEAAITILEVLID, encoded by the coding sequence ATGAGCAGAAAAAACCTTCAACATATCGCAATTAAATCTGTAGTAAAAAGTCAAGAAACAAAATCTGTTTCCTCTTTAACTGCTGAAGACATTCCTGTAAAATCGAATTATTCAAAATCTGATTTAGAAAACTTAGAGCATTTAGGTTTTGTAGCAGGAATTGCTCCAAATTTACGTGGACCATACTCAACAATGTATGTGCGTAGACCTTGGACTATTAGACAATATGCAGGATTTTCTACTGCAGAAGAAAGTAATGCGTTCTACCGTAGAAATTTAGCCGCAGGACAAAAAGGATTGTCTGTCGCTTTCGATCTAGCAACGCATAGAGGTTATGATTCTGATCACGAACGCGTAGTTGGAGATGTTGGAAAAGCTGGAGTTGCCATAGACAGTGTTGAAGACATGAAAGTACTTTTCGACCAGATTCCGCTAGATAAAATGAGCGTTTCTATGACTATGAATGGTGCTGTTTTACCAATCTTAGCCTTTTATATAGTTGCAGCACAAGAACAAGGCGTTGCATTAACAGATTTAGCAGGAACCATACAAAACGATATATTAAAGGAGTTTATGGTACGTAATACGTACATCTATCCTCCTACACCATCCATGCAAATTATCTCGGATATTTTTGAATACACGAGCAAGAACATGCCAAAATTCAATAGTATTAGTATTTCTGGTTACCACATGCAGGAAGCAGGAGCCACTTGCGATATTGAGTTGGCTTACACACTTGCAGATGGTTTAGAATACATAAGAAAAGGGTTAGCCGCAGGAATGGACATTGATACTTTTGCGCCAAGACTCTCTTTCTTTTGGGCTATTGGTATGAACCATTTTATGGAGATTGCTAAAATGCGAGCTGCAAGAATGTTGTGGGCAAAATTAGTAAGTCAGTTTAATCCTAAAAATCAAAAATCATTGGCATTACGTACGCATTGCCAAACTAGTGGTTGGAGTTTAACAGAACAAGATCCATTTAACAATGTAGCACGTACAACTATAGAAGCTACTGCTGCTGCTTTTGGTGGCACACAAAGTTTACACACCAATGCCTTAGACGAAGCTATTGCACTACCTACAGATTTCTCGGCTAGAATTGCAAGAAACACACAAATATATTTACAAGAAGAAACCAATATTACCAAAACGGTAGATCCTTGGGCTGGAAGTTATTATGTTGAAAAACTAACCGATGACATCGCACAAAAAGCGTGGTCTTTAATTGAAGAAGTTGAAGAACTTGGTGGCATGACCAAAGCTATAGAAGCTGGTATTCCAAAACTAAGAATTGAAGAAGCTGCGGCAAGAAAACAAGCACGAATAGATTCTGGTCAAGACCTTATTATTGGTGTTAATAAATATGTTTTAGACGAAGAAGATCCGCTTCATATTTTAGAAGTCGATAACCAAACCGTTAGAAAACAACAAATTGAACGTTTAGAAAAAACAAAAGCAGAACGCGATACTAAAAAAGTAACTCAGGCTTTACATAATTTAACCGAAGCTGCACGATTATCTAACAAAACTAAAGACTCTAATGTAAGTGCTGAAAATAATTTACTACATTTAGCAGTAATAGCAGCAAAAGAACGTGCTACTTTAGGCGAAATTAGTGATGCTTTAGAAGCTGTTTATGGTAGATATAAAGCACAAATAAAATCATTTTCTGGTGTGTATAGTAAAGAGATAAAAGACGACAAGAGTTTTGCAAAAGCAAAACAATTAGCAAACCAATTTGCAGAGCAAGATGGTAGACGACCACGTATTATGATTGCTAAAATGGGACAAGATGGACATGATCGTGGTGCAAAAGTTGTGGCTACTGGTTATGCAGATATTGGTTTCGATGTAGACATTGGTCCATTATTTCAAACGCCTCACGAAGCTGCAAAGCAAGCTGTAGAAAACGATGTGCATATTCTTGGTGTCTCTTCTTTAGCAGCAGGACACAAAACATTAGTGCCACAAGTTATAGAAGAACTTAAAAAGTATGGCAGAGAAGATATTATGGTAATTGTTGGTGGTGTAATACCAAAACAAGATTACCAGTATTTATTTGATGCTGGAGCTGTTGCAGTTTTTGGTCCTGGAACTAAAATTAGTGAAGCTGCCATTACTATTTTAGAGGTTTTGATTGATTAA